Within Calditrichota bacterium, the genomic segment GGGATCATTTTTATTTTTTGTTTTTCAACAAGTTTTGCAGCCCAAGTGATCGTTTCCTGGAGTCCAAATAGTGAACCGGATTTACAGGGTTACCGCATTTACTATGGTCTCGCGTCACGAAATTACACCAAAATCATCGACGTGGGGCAGTTAACGACTTACACAGTCTTGAATTTAGCAGAAAATACGAATTACTATTTTGCGGTGACGGCCTATGACAACGCCGGCAACGAAAGCGGTTATTCCGAGGAGGTGCAAATTTACATTCCGCCGTCGGACACAGATCCGCCGAGGATTACGAATGTCGATGTGTTAGACAAAACTTACATCAAAATCTTTTTCAGTGAAACCATCGACAGATCAACGGCGGAAGATGCGGGAAATTACAGGATTTCTCCCGGCGTTAATGTGCTGTCCGCTGAATTGTTGTCAGATTTATCTTCTGTGAAATTGACAACGTCAATCCACAATCCCGGGGCCTATCGGGTTACTGTGAACAACATCAAGGATAAAGCAACTGTTCCGAATACAATCGCGGCGAACTCATTTTTCGATTATGTTGTTCTCGACACTGATTCTCCGCAATTAGCTGGTGTGCAGGCGATTAGCGAAACGCAGGTGGACGTAATTTTTTCAGAACCAGTACAAAAAAGTGCAGCGGAAAATATTGGTAACTATTCCATTAATCATAATATTTCAATTTTCAGCGCCCGGTTGGATGCGGATTTGAGAACAGTGCACTTGACGACTTCGACGCACAGCGAAAACACTTACACTTTGACCGTGAATCATATTTTTGTGACCGGGCCGCGGAACCAAACGAGATTGCTGCAAATAGTCAGGCGAATTACCAATATGTCGACCGCGTCAAACCGCAGCTCGTGCGCGTGGATGTGCTTTCAGATGTCAAATTGAACGTCGTTTTCAGTGAAACGGTGGAACAGAGCAGCGCGGAAAATATTGCCAATTATCAAATTCAATCAGGCGCACAGGTGAAAAACGCGC encodes:
- a CDS encoding fibronectin type III domain-containing protein → MQAARANTKMRIVLWGIIFIFCFSTSFAAQVIVSWSPNSEPDLQGYRIYYGLASRNYTKIIDVGQLTTYTVLNLAENTNYYFAVTAYDNAGNESGYSEEVQIYIPPSDTDPPRITNVDVLDKTYIKIFFSETIDRSTAEDAGNYRISPGVNVLSAELLSDLSSVKLTTSIHNPGAYRVTVNNIKDKATVPNTIAANSFFDYVVLDTDSPQLAGVQAISETQVDVIFSEPVQKSAAENIGNYSINHNISIFSARLDADLRTVHLTTSTHSENTYTLTVNHIFVTGPRNQTRLLQIVRRITNMSTASNRSSCAWMCFQMSN